A segment of the Symmachiella macrocystis genome:
AATGGCATTTATTATTCGGAAGCGTTTTTCGCACATTCATGTAGGGATTGAAGGTCCGGACATCGTCTAGTTGGCGGCGGCCAGGCTGCGATGAGCAGACTGTGTTGGTTTCGCTGTGGTGTTGTTCGTTCGTTATTCCAGCAGTTTTTGAATTACATAAGGCATACGGATCATGGGTCAGAAAGTTCGGCCGACGGGTTTCCGCGTAGGGATTGTTGAAGAGTGGCGGAGTCGTTGGTACGCGTCAAAGAAAGAGTTCGGCGACCTCTTGGTCGAGGACTTCAAGATCCGCAAGTTCGTCAAAGAGAAATACCAGTTTGCGGGGATTTCGAAAGTTGAAATCGAACGCACGCGCGATCAAGTGGTCGTGCATTTGAACACAGCCCGTCCGGGCATCATCATCGGCCGCAAGGGGCAGGAAGTTGACCGCCTCAAAGCAGAGCTCGAAGATCTGACCGGCCGGCGAATGGAATTGAAGATCGTCGAAATCAACAACGCCATGAAAAACGCGGTGTTGGTAGCTGAAGACATTGCTCAGCAGTTGAGCAAACGGTCCAGCTTTCGGCGCACGATCAAACGCTCGATGGATTCGGTGATGGATGCGGGCGCGTTGGGTGTGAAGATTGTCCTCTCCGGCCGATTGGGCGGAGCGGAAATGTCTCGGACCGAAAAAGCGATGAGGGGATCAATTCCTTTGTCGACAATTCAGAAACATATTGACTACGGTTTTGCCAAGGCACGCACGGCCCAGGGAATTATTGGGATCAAAGTGTGGATCGACTTGGGTCTTTATACAGACGAGGAGGATGGCGATGGCGCTAATGCCCAAACGGGTCAAGCACAGAAAAAGCCAAAGAAAACGTATAAAAGGTAACGCGACCCGCGGGAATACCGTGGTGTTGGGTGACTGGGGTTTGCAGTCGCTCGACGGTGGATATATCAAAGCCAACGTGATCGAAGCTTGCCGGATTGCCGCGACACAATACGTCCGCGGTGAGGGGAAGTTGTATATCCGCATCTTCCCGGACAAGCCTTGCACGTCTCGTCCGTTGGAAACTCGGATGGGTAAAGGTAAAGGTGAACCGGATCACTGGGTCGCAGTTGTTCGTCCAGGCACGGTAATGTTTGAATTGGCCGGCGTCTCGCAAGATGCTGCCAAGGATTGCTTCAATCGTGTGGCGCACAAATTGCCGGTCCGCGTGCGGTTGGTAGGCCGTCGTCCCGGTACCTGAGCCGATGTACGGAATGAATTGCTATTACTTTTGGACAAAATGCAGATAAAGACGAGTCGACATGACCAAGCCGCAAGAACTCCGCGAGATGAGTGACGAACAGTTAGCGTTCACATTGCGCGAAGCCCAACAAGAATTGTTCCGCCTGCGATTCCAAGCGGCTGCGGAACGATCCGATGCGCCGAGCGCGTTGCGGAAGATCCGCCGCGACATCGCCCGCATTCACACAATCGCGCGGCAACGGGAATTGGCGCAAGAAGCGGAAGCCAATCTGGCGCCACAGGCGGAAGCCTGAGACGGGGGCAAGGTTTGCGGCTGGCAAGTGGTTTTCGACAGCCGGCACAAGGTGGCAATGAGTAGGGACAGCGGTTACAGACACATATTTCGAAACCCCCGCAATTGCGGTGACCGGCACTGATGACACAATATCGCCGGTTGCGGCGGGCGAGTCTCGAGGCAAGTTGAGGACAGGTTAAGATGCGTAAGAAATTGATCGGCGTAGTGACGAGCAATAAGATGGACAAGTCGTTGCGGGTCGAGGTTGAGAAGAACTATCAACACCCGCGCTACGGAAAGATTATCCGTAGTCGTACCGTATGCCACGTTCATGATGAAAAGAACGAGGCCAACGAAGGCGACTCTGTCGAAATCATCGAGTGCCGCCCCTTGTCGAAGACAAAATGTTGGAGTTTGGTGCGGATCGTTCGCGCCGCAGTTGTGGTTGAGTAACGGTTGGCCACGAACGGTGATCGTCGCGTGGGTTTGTACGGCGTTGTTTGAGATTCAGTGGAAGTTATCATGATTCAAATGCAAACACTTCTGGACGTTTGTGACAACACGGGGGCCAAGGTCGCCTGTTGCATCAAAGTTCTGGGAGGCACGGGACGGCGGACCGCCGGGCTGGGAGACGTTATCGTCGTCAGCATTAAAAAGTCCATTCCGGGTAGTTCGGTAAAATCGGGCGAAGTCGTGCGGGGTGTGATTGTTCGCTGCCGCAAGGGAACGCGCCGCAGTGATGGAAGTTATGTCCGCTTTGACCGCAATGCGATCGTGTTGATCGATAAAGATGCCAACCCGCGGGGGACGCGTATCTTCGGTGCAGTAGCACGCGAGCTGCGTGAGCGCAAGTTTATGAAAATTGTCAGCCTGGCAAGTGAGGTAGTTTGACCGATGAAGATTCGACGTGGAGATACGGTGCAAGTCATTGCTGGCGACGACGCCAGCACGACAGCACGGAAAGTCCTCTCGGTCGAGGCCGGTGGAAAAAAGGTTCTTGTGGAAGGCGTGAACCGCGTTTACAAACACGTAAAACGCGGCCATCCCCGCAGTCCGCAAGGGGGCCGGCTCTCGAAAGAGATGCCAATTGACATTTCAAATGTGTTGCTTTACTGTGATTCGTGCGGTCGAGGCGTGCGGGTTGGGTATCGCTATACAAAAGATGGCAGTAAAGAGCGGTGTTGCAAGATTTGCGATGCCGGGCTCGGTAACATCAGCCCTCCCAAGGCTCATTACGCTCAGTCATAAATCTGGCGACGGCGAGGCCGGCTTTCGGTCTCTTTTAAAACGCGGTTGCTACGACAATCGCAAATATAACAGTTTTTAATCCAGCGACGCAGCCTTTTGATCTTCTTCTCGAAGGTCGGCAGCGAGACTGGTAACAGCAAATAGCAGATGTGTGCGGAGGCTTCGGTGTGTAGCCGAGGGTCGACCTTCAATCGCAATCCGGCAGTAATCGCTTGCTCGACGTGAGTGGCGAAAATTGGATGTGTGTAAGTACAATGGCCAGGTTATTGGAACGATACCGGAATGAAATCCGGCCGACACTCGCGAAATCCCTGGGGCGGTCAAACCCCCACTCGCTTCCCCAGTTGGAGAAGATCGTCGTCAACATGGGTGTTGGGGCGGCTGCTCAAGATCGGAAGTGCTTGGAAGAAGCCGTCGAGCATTTAACGATTCTCAGTGGACAAAAGCCGGTCATTCGCCGCGCTCGCAAGTCCGTTGCCGGGTTCAAACTTCGCGAAGGGATGGAGATTGGCTGCATGGTCACGCTCCGCTCGCAGCGGATGTATGAATTCCTGGACCGACTGATTACGTTGACCCTACCGCGGGTCCGCGACTTTCGGGGCCTGAGCCCCAAAGCGTTTGACGGCAATGGAAACTACAGCCTGGGTATCAGCGACCAAATGGTATTTCCGGAAGTTGATCCGGATCGCGTGAAGAATCAACAAGGTATGACGATTACCTTAGTGACGACAGCCACGACTAATGATGAGGGGCGGCAATTACTCAAAGAACTGGGAATGCCGTTTCGCAAAGATTAGTGTCCGGCGGTTTTAGAGATTGCTGCACGGCGTAAAGAACTCACCGCGTAAAACATAAAGTGTAATTCATAAGCTACAGGTTTTTTCCAGAAGAAATTTAGCGAGATGGCCAGCAAAGCAAAGATCGAAAAGGCAAACCGGACGCCAAAATTCAGCAGCCGTCTCGAACGGCGCTGTGCCCTGTGCGGACGTCCCCGCGCGGTGTACCGCAAGTTCAAACTGTGCCGGATTTGTTTCCGCGACCTCTGTTTGGACGGCATGATCCCCGGTGCCAAGAAGGCGAGTTGGTAAGCCCGGCGGCGACTGGGTGCGTTTCGCAAAACCTATACTAACAACGACACAGCACAGATGGTGCGGCAATATGTCTTGCACCGCTCGAAAAGTAGAGGAGCAATGCTCCTTGAGGTGTACTCCATTATGATGACAGATCCGATTGCCGACATGCTCACGCGAATCCGTAATGCGGTGTCGATTGAGCGCGCATTCGTCGACGTACCCCTTTCGAAAGAGAAACGGGGAATTGCCGATGTGTTGCAACGCGAAGGCTATATTTGGGATTACGAAATAATCGAACAGCAGCCTTGCAGTGCCATGCGGATCCATCTGAAATACGGTCCCAACGGCGAACGTGTGATTCAAAAAATCGATCGCGTCAGCAAGCCGGGACGCCGGGTCTATTTGGGTGTCAACGACTTGCCGGAAATTCTGCAAGGCATGGGCATCAGCGTCGTTTCGACGAACAAAGGTTTGTTGAGCAACCGCGAAGCCAAGGAACAGTTGGTCGGCGGCGAAGTGCTGTGCAGTATTTGGTAGCGGGTCTCCCCGCCGCTGCGGCATTATCGTTCTTGTCAGACGCAAGTAAAAACAGTTGACGGATCCGAGCCCTGAGGGCCGGTTTCGGTAAAAAAGAAGAAGGCAAAGTATCATGTCAAGAATCGGGAAAAAACCGATTGCGGTCCCCGATGCTGTCGAAGTATCGATCAATGGCACCGTCGTTACGGTGAAAGGCCCCAACGGCGAATTGACGTTGGACCATCATCCATCCGTTTCGGTCAGTTTTGATGGTGACTCCAAGCAACTCGTGGTGGAGAACCCCACCGATTTGCGCGACAATCGCAAGTTCCACGGGCTGACCCGTAGCTTGTTGAATAACATGGTGGCCGGCGTCACGACATATTTCGAAAAGAAATTGGACATCGTGGGTGTCGGCTACCAAGCCACAATCGACGGTACGAAGCTCTGCTTGCAGGTTGGGTTTGCGAACGTTGTCGAATTGCCGATTCCCGCAAATGTCGACTGCTCATTGCCCAGTAATATTCAGATCGCCCTGAAGAGTGCTGACAAGCAAGCGGTGGGACAGTTCGCCGCTGAAATCCGCCGCGTCCGCCCGCCTGAGCCTTACAAAGGCAAGGGAATCCGGTACCAGAACGAACAGGTTCGTCGGAAAGCCGGTAAGGCGTTGGCCAGCGGCTGATGCGGTGATGTTTGTCTTTAAATGGTTTGCGATGTTTCTGGTCAGTGAAAAACAGGGCCGATCGGTAGGAAAGTTAGCAGTTCGATGAAATACATAGCCCAAGTCAATAAACAGCGTAGCCGTCGTCGCTTTCGCGTTCGCAACAAGATTCGTGCGACCACATCGCGGCCGCGAGTTTCGGTCTACCGCAGCAACAAGCACATTTATGCCCAGATTATTGATGACGTCGCAGGACGTTCGTTGATTTCCGCGAGTACGCGTGAAGCGGGCATTTGTGCTGATGGTGAAAATGGCGGGAACGTCGCAGCGGCTTCAAAGGTCGGTGAAGCGTTGGCCAAAAAAGCTCTCGAAGCTGGAATCACCCAGGTCGCCTTTGATCGCGGATTGTACAAATACCATGGTCGTGTCGCCGCTTTGGCCGACGCGGCTCGTCAGGGTGGGTTAGATTTTTAATCGACCCGGTTTTTAAATAGTTCAGACATGCCATTTCCAAATTCGATGGCAATTTCGCCGCTGTGAGGCTGGCGACAATCGAGTGTGGAAACGAGTTTTTAAATCACGTAAAGGCTTTGGAGTAATTCGCCGTGTCGACAGACAACCGATCAGATGGCAAAGAAAAAGTCGTGCAAATTCGCCGGTGCTCGTGCGTAGTCAAAGGTGGCCGTCGCTTCAGCTTTACCGCGCTGGTTGTCAATGGTGACGGCAAGGGCGGCGTCTCCTACGGATATGGGAAGGCGACCGAAGTTCCGCTTGCCGTAGATAAAGCCAATAAGAACTGCCATCGTCACTCATCGCGAGTGAACGTGACCGGAACGACGATTCCGCATGCGGTGGTTGGTCGCTTTGGAGCGGCCCGCGTGTTGCTCATGCCGGCACGACCGGGAACGGGCGTGATTGCCGGTGCCAGCGTGCGTGCCGTCGTCGAAGCTGCCGGTATTCATGACATTCTCACCAAAAGCCGGGGTTCAAACAATCCCATGAATTTGGTGAAAGCGACAATCAACGGTTTGGAACAACTTCGTACGCGAGAAGATGTCGCCCGCCTCAGAGGCGTGAACGTCTAACGTGACCGGCAGATCGGTCCGGGGCAGTGCTGCTGTTGTCACCAAACACCTACTTATAACTTTACGAATCTTCGGAACGAAGTGTCCTCATGATTATTGATGACGTCCATCGCGGAATTAAAAAGAACAAAAAGCGGAAACGCATTGGTCGTGGTCCTGGCTCGGGCAACGGTAAAACCGCAGCACGCGGTCACAATGGCTACGGCAGTCGTGCTGGTTCGTCCCAACGCATATCGTTTGAGGGGGGACAGACTCCTTTGGCGCGGCGGATTGCCAAACGGGGCTTCAATAACAAACGCTTCGCAACGAAAGTGGCGATCGTAAATGTCAGTGACCTCGAACAACGCTTCGATAGCGGTGCGACCATCGATGCGACTGCGCTGGCCGAAGCGAATTTGGCCAAGGGGCGCTTCGATGTCATTAAAGTTCTGGGAGATGGCGACATCACCAAAAAGTTCACCGTTCGTGTCCATCGATGCTCGAAGTCGGCTGAAGAGAAGATTACCGCAGCCGGCGGCAGCATTGAAATCATCTACGCATAAGTGAAGGCAGCCGAGCCGCCATGGCGATCTGGGCTTCCCTCTGAGGAATATTGATAATAAAGTTCACCGACGCCGGAGTTCGCGTCGACCGGGCCGATTTGCTGTTGGCCCGCTGTTGATGTTCGCCGTCGTTGGTATTTTTTGTAATGTGGGTGCTGCTAATTTCTTGCACCCCTTGACGGCCGGCACCTTGACAACACAAACTGCGGCGAAGTTTGGCATAATCATTCCTCGGAGAGGAATCGGAAACGATGTTTGAAAAACTGATTACTGTTTTCAAAATCCCGGAGTTGCGTCGGAAGATCGTTCTGACTGCGACACTGCTTGCGGTGTACCGTATGGGGTTTTGGGTACCGTTGCCGATTGTCGATCAACAAGCCCTGGCCGATAAGATGGAAAATCTGGCCACCGGTGGCGGGATCGGACAAGCGCTGCAGATCGTTCAACTATTTTCCGCATCGAATATCGGCATGAGCACGATCTTCGGTCTGGGGATTATGCCCTATATCTCCGCCTCGATTATCTTCCAGTTGATGGGCAGTGTTTATCCGCCTTTGGAAAAACTGCAAAAGGAAGGGGAATCGGGTCGTAAGAAAATCAATGAATATACACGGTACGCGACAGTCGTACTCTGTTTAATCCAAAGCTACTTTTGGGTCAAAACAATATCCGGCTGGGGGACGATCATCCCCGACTATAACAATTTCTTTGGCCATATGGTGGCCACGATCACCATGACGGCCGGCACGATCTTCCTGATGTGGATAGGTGAGCAAATCGATGAATACGGGATCGGCAACGGGATCAGCTTGCTGATTATGGCGGGGATTTTGGCCCGTATGCCCGACGCTGCGATCCAGTTGTTGCGTCCGGCCATGGAAAACGGAGTCGCTCTCGGGTCCGACTCGGGAATTGAAAAACTGCTTGTCTTGGCGGTGTTATTTGTTGTGGTGGTGGGGTCAGTGGTCTTTATGACGCAAGGCCAGCGCAAGATCCCCACACAAAGCGCCAAGCACGTCCGCGGTCGTCGCGTTTACGGTGGACAACGACAATTCCTGCCTTTGCGGGTGAACCAAGCCGGCGTGATGCCGATCATCTTCGCCTCAAGTTTGTTGATGATCCCCATGATTGGTTTCGGCCAGTTGGCCAAGTGGTTCGACTCGGTGATTTGGTCCGATCTGGCCGCGGCGTTCAGCGGTGCGGGACGCGGATTTTTGTACAACATTAGCTACGTCGGTTTGATTTATTTCTTCTGTTATTTCTGGACCGCCATCACGTTCAATCCCAAGGATATGGCGAACAACCTCAAAGATTACGGCAGCTTTATTCCCGGGTATCGTCCAGGGAAACGGACTGCCGAGTATTTGGAACGCGTGATGGTGCGGATCACTTATGTCGGGGCTGCATTCTTGGCGGTCGTGGCCGTGATTCCGACAGTCATCGCTTCGGTTATGGGAATCGACTTTATGGTGGCCAGTTTCTTTGGTGGCACCGGATTGTTGATTGTTGTTTCTGTTGCTTTGGACTTAGTACAAAAAATTGACAGCCACCTCGTGATGCGGAATTACTCGGGCTTGTTGGATTCCGATGATTCCCGCGCTGCGTCCTAACTTTCCCCCCGTGGGAATGACTGGGCTGCGGTGGATAACGCATCACGCCGAATGGAGTGGCGTCGGGGCAAAGTACTATTTCCAATCATTACATTGAGCACGGACCGGAACTAGCGTTGGTTTGGTCCATGTCGGGTTGCGGGGTGCTTTCCCAGTTTCCATTTCATACGGATCAGCGCGAACCGAATGAGTTGGCTAACCCGTGATAGTTTTGAAGAGCCCAGCTGAGATTGAAAAGATGCGTGAGGCGGGCCTTGTTGTGGCTCGGGCGCATCGAGCGGTTGGGAAAATTGTATCACCTGGGGTGAGTACCAGGCAAATTGACGACGCTGTGGAACGCGTGTTCGCAAAACACAATGCCACACCGTTGTTCAAAGGGGTTCCCGGAGTCGTCCCCTTTCCGGCGGCAACGTGTATTTCGGTCAACGACGAAGTCGTTCATGGAATTCCATCGGACCGCCGGCTCGAGGAAGGCGATTTAGTAAGCGTCGACACCGGTTGTCGCTTGGACGGGTGGTGTGGAGATGCCGCTTGGACCTATGCGGTGGGCCGCGTCGACGAAGAGAAACAAAAATTGATGGCGGCGGGTCAGTCGACTCTGACGACCGCCATTGACGAGTTGCAGCGTCAACAGACTTGGGCGGGGGTCGCCGAGGTCATGGAATCGACTGTGAAGGATGCGGGGTTTTCGGTCGTCGAAGAACTCGTGGGGCACGGAATTGGCCGGGAAATGCATGAAGATCCGCAGGTCCCCAATTTCGTCACTCCTGAATTAGAAGAATATGATTTTGAACTTGTGCCCGGAATGGTGCTTGCCGTAGAGCCCATGCTCAATGCAGGGACCGCGGACGTCTGCCTGATGGACGATCACTGGACGATCGTCACAGCTGACGGTCGCCCGAGCGTGCACTATGAACATACCTTGGCCATCACAGCCGAGGGAGTCCGGATTTTAACGGCACTCTGATCTCGCCGGAGGGAAAGTTACGGTTGCGTTTGTCGCAGACCGTAAAATTGAGTGGCGATTTTCCACCACAGCGGTGGGAAAATAGGCAAAGCGGCGATTGGTTGGGGGAAATTCCGCGCTCGTGCGGACGGGAAGCTCCAAATTCGCTGAAAAGTGTGTCGTATTACTTGTTTGCCCCCTGAGGGCGTGCTTATAATCCGGGTCAATCTAAAGAAATCAAGCAACATCCCTCCTCGGCAGGCTGACGGAGTCGCTGACCGTGTTGACCATGGGACGGGGATTTCGATCCTTGGTTGGTGTGTATCTTGCCGTTTTTTGTTTCGCGGTCAGCGAAACATCGTTGAATTACAGGAGATTCGGTTGGCGTCATGAAAGTCCGAGCCAGCGTTAAACGCATTTGTGAAAACTGTAAGATCGTCCGCCGTAAAGGCAAGATCTACGTGATTTGTTCATCCAACCCGCGGCACAAACAGCGGCAGGGTTAACGCCATCGTGACGATCCGCGTAGTCGCCAC
Coding sequences within it:
- the rpsC gene encoding 30S ribosomal protein S3; its protein translation is MGQKVRPTGFRVGIVEEWRSRWYASKKEFGDLLVEDFKIRKFVKEKYQFAGISKVEIERTRDQVVVHLNTARPGIIIGRKGQEVDRLKAELEDLTGRRMELKIVEINNAMKNAVLVAEDIAQQLSKRSSFRRTIKRSMDSVMDAGALGVKIVLSGRLGGAEMSRTEKAMRGSIPLSTIQKHIDYGFAKARTAQGIIGIKVWIDLGLYTDEEDGDGANAQTGQAQKKPKKTYKR
- the rplP gene encoding 50S ribosomal protein L16, giving the protein MALMPKRVKHRKSQRKRIKGNATRGNTVVLGDWGLQSLDGGYIKANVIEACRIAATQYVRGEGKLYIRIFPDKPCTSRPLETRMGKGKGEPDHWVAVVRPGTVMFELAGVSQDAAKDCFNRVAHKLPVRVRLVGRRPGT
- the rpmC gene encoding 50S ribosomal protein L29, which translates into the protein MTKPQELREMSDEQLAFTLREAQQELFRLRFQAAAERSDAPSALRKIRRDIARIHTIARQRELAQEAEANLAPQAEA
- the rpsQ gene encoding 30S ribosomal protein S17 — its product is MRKKLIGVVTSNKMDKSLRVEVEKNYQHPRYGKIIRSRTVCHVHDEKNEANEGDSVEIIECRPLSKTKCWSLVRIVRAAVVVE
- the rplN gene encoding 50S ribosomal protein L14, encoding MIQMQTLLDVCDNTGAKVACCIKVLGGTGRRTAGLGDVIVVSIKKSIPGSSVKSGEVVRGVIVRCRKGTRRSDGSYVRFDRNAIVLIDKDANPRGTRIFGAVARELRERKFMKIVSLASEVV
- the rplX gene encoding 50S ribosomal protein L24, which produces MKIRRGDTVQVIAGDDASTTARKVLSVEAGGKKVLVEGVNRVYKHVKRGHPRSPQGGRLSKEMPIDISNVLLYCDSCGRGVRVGYRYTKDGSKERCCKICDAGLGNISPPKAHYAQS
- the rplE gene encoding 50S ribosomal protein L5; translation: MARLLERYRNEIRPTLAKSLGRSNPHSLPQLEKIVVNMGVGAAAQDRKCLEEAVEHLTILSGQKPVIRRARKSVAGFKLREGMEIGCMVTLRSQRMYEFLDRLITLTLPRVRDFRGLSPKAFDGNGNYSLGISDQMVFPEVDPDRVKNQQGMTITLVTTATTNDEGRQLLKELGMPFRKD
- a CDS encoding type Z 30S ribosomal protein S14, whose protein sequence is MASKAKIEKANRTPKFSSRLERRCALCGRPRAVYRKFKLCRICFRDLCLDGMIPGAKKASW
- the rpsH gene encoding 30S ribosomal protein S8, which produces MMTDPIADMLTRIRNAVSIERAFVDVPLSKEKRGIADVLQREGYIWDYEIIEQQPCSAMRIHLKYGPNGERVIQKIDRVSKPGRRVYLGVNDLPEILQGMGISVVSTNKGLLSNREAKEQLVGGEVLCSIW
- the rplF gene encoding 50S ribosomal protein L6, with the protein product MSRIGKKPIAVPDAVEVSINGTVVTVKGPNGELTLDHHPSVSVSFDGDSKQLVVENPTDLRDNRKFHGLTRSLLNNMVAGVTTYFEKKLDIVGVGYQATIDGTKLCLQVGFANVVELPIPANVDCSLPSNIQIALKSADKQAVGQFAAEIRRVRPPEPYKGKGIRYQNEQVRRKAGKALASG
- the rplR gene encoding 50S ribosomal protein L18, which translates into the protein MKYIAQVNKQRSRRRFRVRNKIRATTSRPRVSVYRSNKHIYAQIIDDVAGRSLISASTREAGICADGENGGNVAAASKVGEALAKKALEAGITQVAFDRGLYKYHGRVAALADAARQGGLDF
- the rpsE gene encoding 30S ribosomal protein S5; this encodes MSTDNRSDGKEKVVQIRRCSCVVKGGRRFSFTALVVNGDGKGGVSYGYGKATEVPLAVDKANKNCHRHSSRVNVTGTTIPHAVVGRFGAARVLLMPARPGTGVIAGASVRAVVEAAGIHDILTKSRGSNNPMNLVKATINGLEQLRTREDVARLRGVNV
- the rplO gene encoding 50S ribosomal protein L15 is translated as MIIDDVHRGIKKNKKRKRIGRGPGSGNGKTAARGHNGYGSRAGSSQRISFEGGQTPLARRIAKRGFNNKRFATKVAIVNVSDLEQRFDSGATIDATALAEANLAKGRFDVIKVLGDGDITKKFTVRVHRCSKSAEEKITAAGGSIEIIYA
- the secY gene encoding preprotein translocase subunit SecY; translated protein: MFEKLITVFKIPELRRKIVLTATLLAVYRMGFWVPLPIVDQQALADKMENLATGGGIGQALQIVQLFSASNIGMSTIFGLGIMPYISASIIFQLMGSVYPPLEKLQKEGESGRKKINEYTRYATVVLCLIQSYFWVKTISGWGTIIPDYNNFFGHMVATITMTAGTIFLMWIGEQIDEYGIGNGISLLIMAGILARMPDAAIQLLRPAMENGVALGSDSGIEKLLVLAVLFVVVVGSVVFMTQGQRKIPTQSAKHVRGRRVYGGQRQFLPLRVNQAGVMPIIFASSLLMIPMIGFGQLAKWFDSVIWSDLAAAFSGAGRGFLYNISYVGLIYFFCYFWTAITFNPKDMANNLKDYGSFIPGYRPGKRTAEYLERVMVRITYVGAAFLAVVAVIPTVIASVMGIDFMVASFFGGTGLLIVVSVALDLVQKIDSHLVMRNYSGLLDSDDSRAAS
- the map gene encoding type I methionyl aminopeptidase encodes the protein MIVLKSPAEIEKMREAGLVVARAHRAVGKIVSPGVSTRQIDDAVERVFAKHNATPLFKGVPGVVPFPAATCISVNDEVVHGIPSDRRLEEGDLVSVDTGCRLDGWCGDAAWTYAVGRVDEEKQKLMAAGQSTLTTAIDELQRQQTWAGVAEVMESTVKDAGFSVVEELVGHGIGREMHEDPQVPNFVTPELEEYDFELVPGMVLAVEPMLNAGTADVCLMDDHWTIVTADGRPSVHYEHTLAITAEGVRILTAL
- the rpmJ gene encoding 50S ribosomal protein L36 — encoded protein: MKVRASVKRICENCKIVRRKGKIYVICSSNPRHKQRQG